The nucleotide window GGGACGGCGGTCACATCTCGTAGACCCTCGCCCGTGGCGAACTGGTCGAGAAAGAGCTTCAGGACTCCGGTGTAGGTCGCCTTGAAGGTCGGGCTGGCGACCACGACGAGATCCGAGGAGGCGACGGTCTCCACGGCGCCCCGGACCGCGGCGTCGCCCCACCCGAGCAGACCCGCTCCGAAGTCGATCACGTCGATGACGTGGTCGGGTTCGGTTCCGGTCAGCGCCTTCGCCAGCTGCCGGGCGGCATCGAGGGTGCGCGAACCGGGTTTGGGGTTCCCGGCGACAACGGTGGTGGTCATGGTCCGCCTTTCGCAGTATCGGTCCCGCCTATCGTGCCTCAGCCGACGCCGGCGTACCGGCCCGGCGCCGCAGCACCGTGATCGCTGCCGTCGTCACGATCAACGCCACGGTCGTCCCGACCGCCACTCCGACGACGGCCGTCGTCTCGCCCTGTGCGTTCACGATGATCCCGACGAACGCCCAGATCAGGGTGAGCGGGTAGGCGACGAGCACCGACCCGACGACGGCCGTGACGGCCAGCCCGACCACGGCGCACGCGAGCAGAACGGCCAGCTGCCATCCCAGCGATCGCGGGTCGGCCAGGTCGGCCCCGATCGCGGCGGCCCAGTTCTGGAAGACCGCTGCGGTCGCCCACGCCGCATAGACACCGACGAGGATGCGGGTCACTGCCGTGAGCCATCGCGGCGCCGCGCCGTCGGCCGGTCTCGCGGCGATCCGGGCCGCGTCGAGCAGGGCCACCGTCATGACCGTCAGCACGAGCGGGGTCACCCACGTCCACTCGGCGGCCGACACCAGGATCCACACCGCCGCTCCGGCGAACGCGACTTCGAGGTCGATGAGCAGGCGCCGCGGATCATCGGTCCCGGTGGACCCCTTCCAGACCACCGCGACGGCGAACACGATCGACAGCAGGTAGATGAGGCTCCAGATCGAGAACGTGTAACCCGCCGGGGTGATCAGGAGATCGGTCGTCGATTCGTTGGGCGAGGCGCCGAATCCGGAGAACGGGACGACGGGCGCGAGCACCTGAGCCACGGCGAGGAACACGGCGAGCCAGGTGATCGGACCGGAGATACGCGTGGGTGTCATGCGTCCCAACGTAGGCGCAAGTGTCCGTTTCACGCCGCAACTCCCCCTGAGCTGCGCTGGAGACCACGTCAACGCCGGCCATGGATCCCGGGGATTCGACGCCGGCCATGATGCTCACCGGTGTACATGAATCCGTTGTCCGCCGACGATACTGGCGGCACAATACATCTGGTGGTGCCGCGAGCATTAGCTGCCACATCAGTGTGGTGGTGGCGTCACGGGGTGTCGGCGGCCTGTGATCGAGGCCCGCGGACTGCAACGCCTCCGCGTGGCGACCACCAGCGCCTCGACGTCGCCTCCCGCACGTCCCGGCTGGGTGTGCGGTCGTCGCGACCTCGGTTCGAGCCCGGCCAGCCCCTCAGCGACGAAGCGGCGCCGCCACTTGTAGAACGTCTGCGGGCTGGTGTTCTGCCTCGACAGAACTCGACCACATTCTCAATTCCACCCGCCTACGCCGGAGCCGCACGAAGGTCCATCGCCGTCACCTCTTCGACCATGAACCATGCGGACCAAGCCCTGCTCAGGTGTCAGCGATGTCCCGAGACATCACCTCTCAGCGATGTCCCGGATCAGAACAGCGAGCCGTACAGCCTCTTTCGCCACCTAGTCCCCGATGACGGAGTCGGTTTCACACTGTTGAGTTGTCAAAGGACGTGTGGCGTCGGGTCGGCGCCGGAGGGTCTGTGGGGTCAGGGTCGTTACACGAGGGCGTCGTCGAGTCGCATGGTGCGCCGGTTATACGCCGGCCGGGGTAGGCGTCGCGGGTCGATGTCAGCCGGCGGGATCAGCCACGGATGCCGGTCGGGACCCATCACCACGCGCCAGCCGTGGTGATGGACCTGGGTGTGACACCGCTGGCACAGCAGGCACCCGTTGTCCAGATCGGTGGGACCACCGTCAGCCCAGTGCACCAGATGATGGACCTGCGTATGCGCCGCGGGGGCACCGCATTTCACGCAGCAGACGTCCCGCACGACGATCGCCTGACGCAGATGGTGCGGGAACAGCCGCTTCGTCGTGCCCATCCGCAACGGCACGCCCTCGCCGTCGAGCACGATCTCGGCGACCCCGCCATCACACGACAACCTTCGTGCCGTCGATGCCGTCACCGCCCCCACCCACGGCAACCGTGCCGGATCGGCACCGTCGGCCGAGATGGTCACCAGCACCTGCGTCCGTGGCGCACCCACCGACGTCATCGCCGCGCCGATCGCCGCCTGATCCAGCAGCAGCTCCAGCCCGTCGGCGCGACGCTGCCCCACGCCGCGGCGATCCTCAGCGCCGTTGGGTTCGGGACGCGGACCGGATCGTTCGTCGATCATCGACAGGAACTTCTCCCCGATCACCGCCGTCACATCGGCGCTGATCCCCACCCGGCCTTCCTCGGTCACCCGAGCATGCACCATGTTGAGTGACGCATCATCAGCCGCCGCCACCGCGTTCGGATCCTCATTGGCGACACGCACGGCGATACTCCGGGCGTGGGTGTCGATCTCGGCGGGAGTGGCACCGGAGAACGCCTGCGTCAGCAACTCGGTCTCGAACACTTCCCGTTCGTCGTCGGAAAGACCAGCCACTGACCGTTTGTCGATGAAGCCGATACCTCGGACCACCGCATCGACACACTCCGCAGACAGATACCCGTCGGCGGCGCAGTCGGCGAGTTTCGGCAACGACGCCATACTATCGGCGATCCGCACACCACGGTGGGCGACAGTCGGCGGCATTCCCATCTCGATCAGCCACGACCGCGTTGTCGACCCCGCCCGCGCCGCCGCACCCGAAGCATCCAAAAGCGCGATGTGGAGAGCGATCTGGTGATCCAGCACATTGCGCAACACCCGGAGTTCGTCGAGTCGGTCGAACACCGCGCGACCACTCGGATCGTCGGGTGGTGGTTGCAAGACGATGAGGGTGTCGCGGAGTTCGGTGATCGAAGCCATGACACCAAGGTACTCGCCAAAACGTTCGACGACGAGATTTCTCCACAACCTAGCTTCAACGAATATGGCTGCGCTGCAATTGATGTCACTCACGCCCCAGCGGTGAACCGCGGTGGACTGCGGTGAACAGAAACCCCACCAGTCACATCAGGTGGGTGCGCCGGGGAGGTCAACCCACCGGGCGGAGGTCCGAGGTCGAACCCGGACGCGATCCCCGGTATTTCTCGACCCAACGGGGCGACCCGACGTCCGCATCGGTCTCGGCGATGTCCCAGTCCACGAAGTCGTAGAGATCGCCTGCCATCTCGACGATGACGTCGCGGAGTTCGAGGGGTTCCAGCCAGCGCTGCGGGATCGCTGCCACACCGTCGCGGGCACCCAGCAGATTGCCGGCGATGGCGCCCGTGGAGTCCGAGTCGCCATCATGGTTGACCGCGATGATCACCGCGTCTTCGAGGTCGTCGGCCACGAGCGCGGAATAGACGGCGATCGCGAGCGCCTCCTCGCCGACCCAACCCCCACCGAGCCGCTCGATCGCCGACTCGTGGGACAGGCCCGAACCGGCCAGTCCCTCAGCGGTTTCGAGCGCGACAAGGGTCTCCTCGTGACCGGCACGCATCCGGAGAATGTCCTTGGCCACCGCCACCGCCTCCGGCAGGCTCGCCCCGGCGATCAGATCGCGGATCACGACCGCGAGAACACCGGCGGGCAACGACCCGGAGGGGTGTCCGTGCGTGAGCGACGCGAGCGCGGCCGCGAGATCGAAGGTACCCCCGGCCGACCACTCGGCTCGGGCCGCGAACAACCCCACGGGCGCCACTCGCATGACGCCGCCGCAACCCTTGCTGTCGTTGTCGGCGGGCTCGCCGGGACGAGTGGTCACCCGGAGTGCCTCGAGGCAGGTGGTTCCGGGTGCACGCCGGCTGTGCAGCTGCCGGTGTCCCGCCAGCCAGCTCGACCGTTCGGTCGTCGCCAGCACACCGTGCCGCGGGTGTCCGCCCTGGGTGATGAACCAGCGGAGGTAGGCGCGCGCCGTGGTTGCCGCGTAACAGGAGATCCCGCCCGCGCAGTCGTGCGCCCAGGCGCGCAGCAGGCCCTCGGCGGTGAACAGCGTCATCTGCGTGTCGTCGGTGATGGTGCCGACGCCGCCGTACGCCTCCGCGTACGAGGTGATCCCCGTAGGCCCGAATCGGTCCCGGATCGAGTCCCGCGTCGAGAACTCGACCGCTCCGCCCAGCGCGTCGCCGGCCGCACCGGCGAGTAAGCATCCGCTGAATCGATCCATGGTCGCCCCCTACAGTTCTCCCCGGCGTCTCCCCATGGTCACACGCGCCCGCCGACGCCGCAGGACAGCGGACCGCGAAGGGGTGTTGTCTGACGACCTCAAGACGACGGACACTGAGTTGGTGCTGCCGGGCGGGACGTGGGCGAGGCACCCGATGTCAGGGAAGGACCTCGACGAGCGTGGTGTCGGGATCGGCGATGACAAGCGGCTCGATCTTCCGAAGGAAGCGGCGCCAGTGCGCGACCGCACCATCGACGTCGCCCGCCGTCAGCAGTTTCAGCAGGCGCCGGTATGCGCGTAGAGCCAGTTCGTCCGTATCGCGCTCGTGATCGTCGCCATGCACCGACAGGTGCAGGGATTTGTGCTCGTCCATGACGTTCAGGATCATGCCGGCGACCACGGACAGGGTCTGCGTACCGGACAGATCCGTGATGGCCTGGTGGATGCGGGAGTCGACCTTGGCGAATTGCGGGGCGTTGTCGATGGTGTCGGCCGCCTCTACGACCAACCCCGACAGCACGTCGAGATCATCGGCGCGGCCACCCCAAGCGCGCAGCGCCGCCACCTCGATCTCGGTCCGCGTCCTGTAGACGTCGGCAAGCGGAACTCCCCTGTACTGCAACAGCAGACCAAGTGCCGAGCCGCCACCGACTCGTTCGGGGCGAGCACGCGGGCACCCCCACGCGCACCACGGAGCACGACGATGATCGATTCGGACTCCAGGATCCGGAACGCCTCGCGCAACGTCGGACGGGAGACTCCGAAGCGCTCCATCAGCGTCGTCTCGCTGGGCAACGGGTCGCCGGCCTTCAGTTCGCCGGTGACGACCTGGCGCCGCAGCTGCGCAGCCACCAGCTCGCCCGCCTTGGGGACTCGGACGACCGAGTGCTCGATACCTCGTGCCACAAGCCCTCCGTTCACGCAGCGCCAGCCCCGACACGGGCGTGCCGCGAGGCAGGAACCCGCCGGCCGCCATTCTCGGCAGCTGCTCAATTCACGGAAGGATCTTACCCATTGCCGTTCATAGAATCGTGGACGCTGTGGCGAACTCTCCTGCACAACCAGCGTGCCAGCCGGGCTCTTCGCTCAGCGGGGTCCTCACCGAACACGACGTTGCCTTCTTCGATGTCATCGTCGCCCTCCTGGGGGCGTGAGCGCCTCGGCTCCAGGGTGTTGTTGAGGCACTTCGTCTTTCGGCCTCGAGGGCAGGAACAGCGCTGCCACGACGGCGCCCAGCAACGTGACGCCCGCGGCCACATAGGAACCGGCGGTGAGTCCATCCAGGAATGCGGAATCGGCGGCCGCGGAGAGGGATCGGCCGAGGTCGGGCGCACCGGCGCCGGCGAGCCGGTCGGCCGCGACCGTGGCCGAGCCCACCGATTCCTCGGCGACGGAGACGACCGGAGCCGGCAACTCGCGGGCCACGTCGGACTCGGCGAATGACGATGCGTACAGGGAGGCGTACACGCTGCCGATGACGGCGACGCCGAGTGTGCCGCCGACTTCGCGCGTCGCGTCGTTCATCGCCGAACCGATGCCTGCCTTGTCGCGCGGGACCGCACCCATGATGGCTTCCGTCGCCGGGGCCGACGTGAGGCCCAGACCGAGTCCGAGCGGAACCATCTGCAGGGCGATCTCGAGGTAGCCGGTCGACGCGCTGAGCGTCGAGATCCACAGAAATGCCACCGTGAACAGAACCAGCCCGGTGCTGACCACCACCTTGTTGCCGTATCGGACGGCCAGAGCCGTGCCCAGCACGGAACCGACGGCGATCGACGCGGCGACCGGGATGAACTTCAGGCCGGTCTCGAGAGGTGGGAAGTCCCGGACCAGCTGAAAGTACTGGGTGATGAGGAAGATGAAGCCGAACAGTGCGAAGTAGGCGAAGGTGACCGATGCGCTCGCAGCGGTGAACCTCATGTTCGTGAACAGCCGGACGTCGATCATCGGCTCGGCCCGGGAGCGCTCCCAGAACACGAGAGCGATGAACGCTGCCGCGGTGACGGCGAAGCCGGCCAGTGACGCCGGGCTGGTCCACCCGTGTTCGGGGGCTTCGATGATGGTGAACACCAGCGTGCCGACTGCCAGGACCGAGAGCACGAGCCCGCCGTAGTCGATACGCGGCGTGGCCGGATCCCGAGACGTGGTGACCACCGCGACCGAGGCGACGATGGAGATCAGCGCAGCCCCGGCGAGCGCGAGGAACACACTCCCCCACCAGAACGACTCGAGCAGCCATCCGCCGAGGATCGGCCCGCAGGCGACCCCCAAACCGGTTGTCGCGCCCCAGATACCGATCGCCTTGGCCTTCTCGGCTCGTTCGGTGAAGACGTTCGACAGGATCGACAGCGTAGTGGGGTAGACGAATGCGGCACCCAGGCCCATCACCGCCTGCCAGAAGATCAGCTGACCGGAGCTGTCGGCGAAGGACGCTCCCACCGCGCCGCCGCCGAAGATGGCCAGCCCTCCGATCAACGCCCCTTTGCGCCCGAAGCGGTCACTGAGGCTGCCGAAAGCGAGCACGAACGTCGCGAAGAGCAGGTTGTAGGCGTCGACGATCCACTGGAGTTGCCGGTTGTCGGCACCCAGTTCCACCGCGAGCGACGGCAGGGCGACGTTGATCGCGGTGGTGGCCAGACTGATGGCGAGGGTCGCAGTACACAGCACCAGCAGCACCAGCGCCGGCGGCATCTGCCGGCGGGACAGGAAGGGAAGAGTCACTGCTTTATTATTTCAAGTACTAAGTGGATAAAGTCAAGTGTAGGATGTGGGCGTGAAGTCCTACCGCCAGTTCTGCGCGTTGTCCCGCGCACTGGACGTGATCGGCGACCGATGGAGCCTGCTGATCGTCCGCGAGCTCCTCATCAGCCCCAGCAGATACTCGGACCTGCAACGCGCCCTGCCGGGAATCGCGTCGAATCTCCTGGCTCAGCGGCTGCGCACGCTCGAGGACGACGGCGTGATCACCAGTCGCGCCGAATCCGCACCGGTCTCGGCGAAGGTGTACTCGCTGACCGCCTGGGGCCACGGACTACGCGGCCCACTGGTCGAGATGGCACGCTGGGGGGCACCCCTGATGATGGACGGTTCCGGCGATGACCACACCCGCGGCCGGTGGCTCGTCTTCGCGATCATGGCCCTGTATCCCGAGCCGCGGGAACTGCCCGACGACGCCGCTTTCCCGGCAGTGCGACTCCGGATCGACACCGACGGCGACTCCCTGCTCCTCGTCGCGGGCGACTCGGGCGTGCACACATCGCCGGCCACGGACGATCCCGAGGTCGACGCAGTGATCAGCGGTGACTCGGAAGCCGTCTTCGCCCTCCTGGCCGGACAGCACACCGCACCGACCGCAGTGTCGATCACCGGCAACGAGGACGCCCTCCGCCGCGTCCGCAGCCTGACCTCGATGGCCCTACCCGCCACTCAGACACGGACGCCCGCCGACCACGGGTGACACCGCTCGAACACACGTGCGAAACTGGACGTGTGGGCATGAAGTGGATCGGCGGTGACAACGGCCAGCCACACCGACCGGCCTTTGTCCGCGTCGGCCACAAGGCGGTGCTGATCGATCTGGGTGCGCTGTATCCCAACGCACCGCATTTCAGCGGCGAGTATCACCCCGACGGGCTGCAGATCCGGTCCGTGCACCTCGGGGTTCTCACCGAGTGGGGGCGGGACGAATGGGGTGCCTGGTACGGCAAGGTCACCTACACGATCACCTCCAAGGACCGGCAGGAGAAGGTCACCCACTGGGTGCCGTCGTGGGCGTTGCGCCCGGCCGGTGACCGCCCGCCCGGGCGACGGTGAACGCCGGGGATCAGTGCGACCCTCACCGGATCAGCGGGTCCCGTGGCAGCCCGAGGATGCGTTCGGCGATCTGGTTGCGGGTGATCTCCGAGGTCCCACCCGCGATCGACATCCCGCGTGCGCCGAGTATCAGCAGACCGGCCAGCTTGCCGGGGCCGGCCGAGAACGCGACGTCGGGTCCGAGCAGTTCCGCGGCGAGATGGGCGCGATCACCGAGGTGTTCGGCGAGAAGCAGTTTCGTGACATTGCCCTCGGGTCCGGGGGCCGCGCCGACGACCGATCGGGCCGCACGACGCAGGTTCAACAATCGCAGCGCATCCTCGACGGCGAAGAACTCACCGACCTTCGTCGCCGCCCCGTCGACCCGGTCCCCGTAGCCCGCGACGAGCGCCACCATCTGCCGCACCGCCCCGTCGCTGCCCGGTGCACCGCCGCCGATGCTGACCCGCTCGTTGCCGAGGGTCGCGCGGGCGACGGCCCAGCCGTCGTTCGGCGTGCCCACGACGTCGGCGTCGGGGACGAAGACGTCGGTGAAGAACACTTCGTTGAACTCGGATCCGCCGGTGATCTGACGCAGCGGACGCACCTCGACCCCGGGTGCCGACATGTCGATCACAACGGCGGTGATGCCCTTGTGTTTGGGGGCCTCCGGGTCGGTCCGAACCGTCGCCAGACCCCGTCGGCACAGGTGTGCGCCGCTGGTCCAGACCTTCTGACCGCTGATGCGCCAGCCCCCGTCGACGCGCGTGGCCCGCGTGCTGACCGCCGCCGCGTCCGATCCCGCGCCCGGCTCGGAGAACAACTGACACCACACCTCGTCCCCGAGCAGCGCCGGCCGCACGAACCGGTCGATCTGGTCCTGGGTGCCCTGCTGGATGAGGGTGAGGATGACCCACCCGGTGATGCTGTAGTCGGGCCGCTGCACGCCCGCCGCGGCCATCTCCTCCTCGATGACGAGTTGTTCGACGGAGTCCGCGGCACGTCCCCACGGGGTGGGCCAGTGCGGCATCACATACCCGGTGTCGATCAACCTCTCCCGTTGCGCGGCGGGATCGTCGAGCGCCGCGATCTCGGCGATGTCGGCGCGTACACGGGTCCGCAGTTCCTCGGCTTCCGGCGGAAGGTCGAGGCTGTTGGCACGGACGATCCCGGAGGCGGAGTACTCGTACACGTCCCGGGCGGGTCGCTGCCCGCCGAACAGCGCCTCGACCACGGTGGCGCGGCGCAGGTGCAGGTGCGCGTCGTGCTCCCAGGTGAATCCGATGCCGCCGTGCACCTGGATGTTCAGCTCCGCGTTCCTCGTGTACGTGGGCATCGCCAGCGCTGCGGCCGAGGCCGCCACCAGCCCGAAGGCGTCAGCCCCCTCGTCGGCTGCCCGCGCGGCGTCCCACACCACCGCGGTCGCGGCCTCGGCGCCGACCAGCATGTTCGCGCAGTGATGTTTGACCGCCTGGAACGAGCCGATTGTCCGGCCGAACTGTTCGCGGACCTTCGCGTAGGCCACCGCGGTGTCCAGCGCATCACGCGCCCCTCCCACGGCTTCGGCCGCGACCAGCGTCCGGGCGAGGGCCAGCGCGGTGGCGGCGAGTCTCGGCAGACGGACGACGGCGGCGTCCGACAGCGACACCCTCGCCGACAGTCGGGTCGGGTCGAGGTCGGCGTGCGCGCCCACCTCGACACCGGAGTCCGACGACTCCACCACCAGCACGTCGTCGTCGGCGATGAGCACCAGCAGATCCGCCAGTGGGGCGCCGAGCACCGCGTCGACGTCACCGGAGATCACACCACCGGACTCGATCAGTCCCGGCGCGAGTGCGACACCCGCCGTGATCGTGCCGTCGACGAGTGACCTCAGCCAGCGGGCTCGCGTGTCGTCATCGGCATGGTTCAGGATCGCCGAGGCGATCACGGTCGGCAGGAACGGGCCCGGCGCCACCGCGCGGCCGAATTCCTCTGTCACGACCACCAATTCGGCCACACCGAAACCGGAGCCGCCGTATTCCTCGGCGACGTGCAGCCCCAGCCAGCCCAGATCGGCGATCTCCGGCCAGAAAGTGGGTCTGGCCTCCTCGGCTGCGTCGAGACGGTCTCGCGCCTGCGCCCGCACCTTGCGGTCGACGGTGAATTCGCGCACCACCGATGCGAGTTCGACGTGGTCTTCGGTCAGGGCGATGCTCATGACGGCTCCCGGGATCGTCGGTCACCCGATCACACCATCTCCACCCGTTCCGTTGTGGACGCTTGAGACAAAATCATCGAATCCGTTCCCGCCGCGCCCGCTGCACGATCGGGTCGGGGAACGGCACGGCATCGACGAGGTCCCTCGTGTACCGGTCCTCGGGCCTGGTGAGCACATCCCGCGCTGTCCCGCTCTCGACGACCCCGCCGTTGCGCAGGACGACGACACGATCCGCGACCTGCTCGACGACGGCCAGGTCGTGGCTGATGAAGATCGCCGCGAACCCGAATTCGCTTTGCAGATGCAGGAAGAGGTCGAGTACCCGAGCCTGCACGGAGACGTCCAGGGCACTCGTCGGCTCGTCCGCGATCAGCAGATGAGGGTCCGCCGACAGTGCCCGTGCGAGCGCGACCCGTTGCCGCTGTCCACCGGACAGCTCGTGCGGCAGGCGCTGCGCGAACGACGTGGGCAGCTGGACCGCCGAGAGGAGTTCGGCCACGCGCGCCGCCCGGTCGGCGCGCGATCCGATGCCCTGGATGTCCAATGGCTCCCGGATGGATTCGGCGACGCTGAACCGGGGATCCAGCGACGCCGTCGGGTCCTGCGGGACGAAGGCGACCCGGCGCCGGAGCGCTCGCAGCCGGGACTTCGACACCGTCGCGATGTCGTCGCCTTCGACGAGGATGCGGCCCGCCTGCACGGGTACCAGTCCCCCGATGGCACGCCCGAGTGTGGTCTTACCCGAACCGGATTCACCGACCACGCCGAGCACTTCGCCACGCCGCACGGTCAGCGACACGTCCGCCAGTGCGGTGTGCGGCCGGGCCCCGAACCGGCCGCTGTGACGCACGGTGATCTCCTCGACCGCGACGACCGTCTCGCCGGTTCCCGACTCGTCGTCGGCCCCGTTTCCGTCGCCGCCGACCTCGCCGCCGACCTCGGCGTCGGGCAATCGCGGGACC belongs to Gordonia sp. KTR9 and includes:
- a CDS encoding NADPH-dependent FMN reductase, which codes for MTTTVVAGNPKPGSRTLDAARQLAKALTGTEPDHVIDVIDFGAGLLGWGDAAVRGAVETVASSDLVVVASPTFKATYTGVLKLFLDQFATGEGLRDVTAVPLMLGAGPAHAMAPDLLLKPVLVELGAVCPAPGLYLIDSTYSTDSRIADYTERWSSTLVRPSP
- a CDS encoding helix-turn-helix domain-containing protein; this encodes MSRQNTSPQTFYKWRRRFVAEGLAGLEPRSRRPHTQPGRAGGDVEALVVATRRRCSPRASITGRRHPVTPPPH
- a CDS encoding HNH endonuclease, with amino-acid sequence MASITELRDTLIVLQPPPDDPSGRAVFDRLDELRVLRNVLDHQIALHIALLDASGAAARAGSTTRSWLIEMGMPPTVAHRGVRIADSMASLPKLADCAADGYLSAECVDAVVRGIGFIDKRSVAGLSDDEREVFETELLTQAFSGATPAEIDTHARSIAVRVANEDPNAVAAADDASLNMVHARVTEEGRVGISADVTAVIGEKFLSMIDERSGPRPEPNGAEDRRGVGQRRADGLELLLDQAAIGAAMTSVGAPRTQVLVTISADGADPARLPWVGAVTASTARRLSCDGGVAEIVLDGEGVPLRMGTTKRLFPHHLRQAIVVRDVCCVKCGAPAAHTQVHHLVHWADGGPTDLDNGCLLCQRCHTQVHHHGWRVVMGPDRHPWLIPPADIDPRRLPRPAYNRRTMRLDDALV
- a CDS encoding ADP-ribosylglycohydrolase family protein, with amino-acid sequence MDRFSGCLLAGAAGDALGGAVEFSTRDSIRDRFGPTGITSYAEAYGGVGTITDDTQMTLFTAEGLLRAWAHDCAGGISCYAATTARAYLRWFITQGGHPRHGVLATTERSSWLAGHRQLHSRRAPGTTCLEALRVTTRPGEPADNDSKGCGGVMRVAPVGLFAARAEWSAGGTFDLAAALASLTHGHPSGSLPAGVLAVVIRDLIAGASLPEAVAVAKDILRMRAGHEETLVALETAEGLAGSGLSHESAIERLGGGWVGEEALAIAVYSALVADDLEDAVIIAVNHDGDSDSTGAIAGNLLGARDGVAAIPQRWLEPLELRDVIVEMAGDLYDFVDWDIAETDADVGSPRWVEKYRGSRPGSTSDLRPVG
- a CDS encoding FCD domain-containing protein; translated protein: MAALRAWGGRADDLDVLSGLVVEAADTIDNAPQFAKVDSRIHQAITDLSGTQTLSVVAGMILNVMDEHKSLHLSVHGDDHERDTDELALRAYRRLLKLLTAGDVDGAVAHWRRFLRKIEPLVIADPDTTLVEVLP
- a CDS encoding FadR/GntR family transcriptional regulator, giving the protein MQESSPQRPRFYERQWVRSFRELSSCREWRPAGSCLAARPCRGWRCVNGGLVARGIEHSVVRVPKAGELVAAQLRRQVVTGELKAGDPLPSETTLMERFGVSRPTLREAFRILESESIIVVLRGARGGARVLAPNESVAARHLVCCCSTGEFRLPTSTGRGPRSRWRRCALGVAAPMISTCCRGWS
- a CDS encoding MFS transporter, encoding MPPALVLLVLCTATLAISLATTAINVALPSLAVELGADNRQLQWIVDAYNLLFATFVLAFGSLSDRFGRKGALIGGLAIFGGGAVGASFADSSGQLIFWQAVMGLGAAFVYPTTLSILSNVFTERAEKAKAIGIWGATTGLGVACGPILGGWLLESFWWGSVFLALAGAALISIVASVAVVTTSRDPATPRIDYGGLVLSVLAVGTLVFTIIEAPEHGWTSPASLAGFAVTAAAFIALVFWERSRAEPMIDVRLFTNMRFTAASASVTFAYFALFGFIFLITQYFQLVRDFPPLETGLKFIPVAASIAVGSVLGTALAVRYGNKVVVSTGLVLFTVAFLWISTLSASTGYLEIALQMVPLGLGLGLTSAPATEAIMGAVPRDKAGIGSAMNDATREVGGTLGVAVIGSVYASLYASSFAESDVARELPAPVVSVAEESVGSATVAADRLAGAGAPDLGRSLSAAADSAFLDGLTAGSYVAAGVTLLGAVVAALFLPSRPKDEVPQQHPGAEALTPPGGRR
- a CDS encoding winged helix-turn-helix transcriptional regulator, with translation MKSYRQFCALSRALDVIGDRWSLLIVRELLISPSRYSDLQRALPGIASNLLAQRLRTLEDDGVITSRAESAPVSAKVYSLTAWGHGLRGPLVEMARWGAPLMMDGSGDDHTRGRWLVFAIMALYPEPRELPDDAAFPAVRLRIDTDGDSLLLVAGDSGVHTSPATDDPEVDAVISGDSEAVFALLAGQHTAPTAVSITGNEDALRRVRSLTSMALPATQTRTPADHG
- a CDS encoding acyl-CoA dehydrogenase, coding for MSIALTEDHVELASVVREFTVDRKVRAQARDRLDAAEEARPTFWPEIADLGWLGLHVAEEYGGSGFGVAELVVVTEEFGRAVAPGPFLPTVIASAILNHADDDTRARWLRSLVDGTITAGVALAPGLIESGGVISGDVDAVLGAPLADLLVLIADDDVLVVESSDSGVEVGAHADLDPTRLSARVSLSDAAVVRLPRLAATALALARTLVAAEAVGGARDALDTAVAYAKVREQFGRTIGSFQAVKHHCANMLVGAEAATAVVWDAARAADEGADAFGLVAASAAALAMPTYTRNAELNIQVHGGIGFTWEHDAHLHLRRATVVEALFGGQRPARDVYEYSASGIVRANSLDLPPEAEELRTRVRADIAEIAALDDPAAQRERLIDTGYVMPHWPTPWGRAADSVEQLVIEEEMAAAGVQRPDYSITGWVILTLIQQGTQDQIDRFVRPALLGDEVWCQLFSEPGAGSDAAAVSTRATRVDGGWRISGQKVWTSGAHLCRRGLATVRTDPEAPKHKGITAVVIDMSAPGVEVRPLRQITGGSEFNEVFFTDVFVPDADVVGTPNDGWAVARATLGNERVSIGGGAPGSDGAVRQMVALVAGYGDRVDGAATKVGEFFAVEDALRLLNLRRAARSVVGAAPGPEGNVTKLLLAEHLGDRAHLAAELLGPDVAFSAGPGKLAGLLILGARGMSIAGGTSEITRNQIAERILGLPRDPLIR
- a CDS encoding dipeptide ABC transporter ATP-binding protein, whose protein sequence is MTVTSSNTTSRDGGSPETGSAALVVDDLHVDFSYPRPAVAGIDLRVDRGEIVALVGESGSGKSITARAAIGLLPDTARATGSVRVDGVEVLNRPDRVLDGIRGARVAMVFQEPQTALNPSQTIGWQLRQALRAHGHVPRQRARARAVELLALVDIPDPQTRVDHYPHQLSGGQKQRVVIALALANDPVLLLADEPTTALDVSVQREILDLLVRLRDRTGAGILLITHNLGVVADIADRVVVVQLGEVVETGDVYSIFANPREPYTRQLLAAVPRLPDAEVGGEVGGDGNGADDESGTGETVVAVEEITVRHSGRFGARPHTALADVSLTVRRGEVLGVVGESGSGKTTLGRAIGGLVPVQAGRILVEGDDIATVSKSRLRALRRRVAFVPQDPTASLDPRFSVAESIREPLDIQGIGSRADRAARVAELLSAVQLPTSFAQRLPHELSGGQRQRVALARALSADPHLLIADEPTSALDVSVQARVLDLFLHLQSEFGFAAIFISHDLAVVEQVADRVVVLRNGGVVESGTARDVLTRPEDRYTRDLVDAVPFPDPIVQRARRERIR